A window from Bufo bufo chromosome 1, aBufBuf1.1, whole genome shotgun sequence encodes these proteins:
- the CENPS gene encoding centromere protein S, with the protein MAEDDAQRLSHTQRLKAAVHYTVGSLCQEIAEDKQVNYSKQAIAAISEVTFRQCETFAKDLEMFARHGKRSTINMDDVKLLSRRSRSLYAHISSYSNEIAASNQEQKEKRKKKSVSTGKRHSGGDSAVAEGEDHNME; encoded by the exons CGTTTGAAGGCTGCGGTTCATTATACCGTGGGGAGTCTCTGCCAAGAGATCGCTGAGGACAAACAGGTAAACTACAGCAAGCAAGCTATTGCAGCGATCTCAGAAGTCACCTTCAGACAATGTG AAACATTCGCAAAGGACCTTGAGATGTTTGCACG GCACGGAAAAAGGAGCACGATTAACATGGACGACGTGAAACTGCTGTCCAGGCGCAGCCGATCACTG TACGCACACATCTCTAGCTACAGCAATGAAATTGCCGCCAGCAACCAAGAGCAGAAggagaaaagaaagaagaaatCTGTTAGCACTGGGAAGAGGCATTCAGGTGGAGATTCTGCAGTGGCAGAAGGCGAGGACCACAACATGGAATAA